One part of the Anopheles merus strain MAF chromosome 3L, AmerM5.1, whole genome shotgun sequence genome encodes these proteins:
- the LOC121598969 gene encoding uncharacterized transmembrane protein DDB_G0289901 isoform X2: MSTPDAGSTGGGGGGAGGSAGGTGGTVGGGGADKTASSGSVNVSKTSSSVGGTVAAVAAGAGGGTAGGGQLSATAVVGGGAGGGGGGGGGAGGATVTTTTIPIDLASASKVLVRPEKTTMSTTTYRFGSTPGSQMRVVIPSSAAQQTFYRQPANIKQDATTTNRTQISTLPGARTVTQTASLTVSRPPPTIPPTTVSYHVSNRVSATPVVAANLQATSRATINGPIRITTPPIQGANQGGGNTTTYVQRQAPTVVPSRSVTSSGTPTAATIISQSSSGATTTLVPNFQMSTPLFRAGGIGTGTGQTVTGAPRARVVTQTTLSANHHQVAGVAGSTGGGAAGGGGGGSAVGNSGGASGAAQQAVAISSAGGGGGGGGASAVASSGGGSGGGQSQAFVATLSAVLQGPRQVSTLLYTNNSNAQQYTIGPNQQRLALTTTLSPQRPQATVTTGIRPTIQRLPTSGIRVSTGSLNFRSPVLASTTVLTTIASSTGTVGTVTNSQQQQQQQQQQQQQQQQQQQLQQRTVTATGGPGGATAISNAIPARIIQVQNPPSGATGTAQIVNRLQTNLVNIQPLIVSNSRLPQSALQPGITIAQVGKLTQVATAGSGGDSGGSGSGNTGGNSGTTTLQTATGQQIVVSTGGAGPGGGGGGSPATAIIAGNLITANHPGAGGNAGGAQTTHQGQITQIVNVNAGQPTVVSAAVSSGQQQQQIVTVSQAGGGSATTGTVIPLPLALTSARNVGGGGSNAHSPLSIVTGGIVRTAGGATGAGGVSGSSTSIASVLPIAKVTPQQQQTLVSMDSGSSGGGVTQHYSVASSGGVSGGPSLYIQTRPGGPGLAGAVAGKAVGGATGATLSVVSSGSSGGGGAGTGGSAASATTFLPTSTFYYERLTSSPATSAPSSTAAVTISSTGIPVSSATFVQAVAASSSSSTITTASAISGPVFSIPASSSVINSSGGGGGGGNTTVVTVAAAGNPTLAPYGGTGSFAIVQASPAGSGVGARTATLATGPIHGIVPASVQTGAGSGTTANIVSVSQPTTGGASSTTTQIVPIRFHSQMVVDSSGQTQQIIVSSGGGGNAGSGGGPTNIVPIIPVGTSGATAVVTATTKQQSSQQDSPQSSILRKRTLVETAGGTIKATPVGKDLTAALMAVERERVREQQDAQHLILQQQQQQQHHHLVTELRDLANASPLHHSRPPSTDGSTTVSATSSPGLDEQEEEELRAQAYANRASNAISGDGHFKPVQDEHHFLQQQQQQQQQHHREILSLHCTESFPTNLGTSTTLSVVPIPNHNISLVSIGGGGAAGNASNGAGGSYEQSPRKKARKQLLLPMTDGHHHHHHLPPLKSNSSSSSSSSSSSVMTNSSTSSAGTVGGGSQQYLNAGGGAPDDERMDTSGSGLVVLGNAPTGGSTPGSNSSSLGHHHANANKHSGSSMNNSMHNSNNVRMDPPSGSVSGAPGGPNNTISVVTARQNVALRKPNNLSLLQSYKQTWKSANNHFQRYTDVKQREERRPTVMDIASQSHILQKLNGWKIYHLSAQIEDLCDLESQAYGELGQMLRAMENGNSSSSSTNSSSNSSGNGSSTPTKPSAEVERINELLKGNMQRSKIIIDGINDARTQIMKIFKHKPHVSDIILRCASKRNFKKREKT; this comes from the exons atgagcacaCCGGATGCTGGATcgactggtggtggtggtggaggggcAGGTGGCAGTGCTGGTGGGACAGGAGGAACCGTTGGCGGTGGTGGGGCAGACAAAACTGCATCCTCCGGTTCGGTGAACGTGTCTAAGACGTCGTCCTCAGTAGGCggaacagtagcagcagtagcagcaggagCGGGTGGAGGGACAGCGGGAGGAGGTCAGCTGAGTGCAACGGCTGTGGTtggcggtggtgctggtggtggtggaggaggcggcggtggtgctggCGGAGCCACGGTGACCACCACAACGATACCGATCGATTTGGCCTCCGCGTCGAAGGTTTTGGTGCGCCCGGAGAAGACGACGATGTCCACCACAACGTACAG ATTCGGCTCAACGCCCGGCAGCCAGATGCGTGTCGTAATTCCAAGCAGTGCCGCGCAGCAAACCTTCTACCGGCAGCCGGCCAACATCAAACAAG atgcgacgacgacgaaccgCACGCAGATCAGCACCCTGCCGGGGGCGCGCACCGTCACCCAGACGGCCTCGCTGACGGTTTCGCGGCCTCCACCGACCATCCCGCCGACCACCGTGTCCTATCACGTGTCGAACCGCGTCTCGGCCACGCCGGTCGTGGCGGCCAACCTGCAGGCCACGAGCCGGGCCACCATTAACGGGCCGATTCGCATCACGACGCCCCCGATACAGGGGGCCAACCAGGGCGGCGGCAACACGACCACGTACGTGCAGCGGCAAGCACCGACGGTCGTGCCGTCGCGCAGCGTCACCTCGTCCGGCACGCCCACGGCCGCTACGATCATTTCgcagagcagcagcggcgccACGACGACGCTCGTGCCCAACTTCCAGATGTCGACGCCGCTGTTCCGGGCGGGCGGCATCGGGACGGGGACGGGCCAGACGGTGACCGGTGCACCGCGGGCGCGCGTCGTCACGCAAACGACCCTGTCCGCCAATCACCACCAGGTGGCGGGAGTGGCCGGCAGCACGGGCGGAGGTGCAGCAGGCGGGGGAGGCGGTGGATCCGCCGTCGGCAACAGTGGAGGAGCGTCCGGAGCGGCGCAGCAAGCAGTCGCAATCAGCtcggccggtggtggtggtggtggaggtggcgcAAGTGCAGTAGCCTCGAGCGGAGGCGGATCCGGCGGCGGGCAATCGCAAGCATTCGTAGCGACATTGTCGGCGGTGCTGCAGGGCCCCCGCCAAGTTTCGACGCTGCTCTACACGAATAATAGCAACGCGCAGCAGTACACGATTGGGCCGAACCAGCAACGGTTGGCGCTGACCACGACCCTTTCGCCCCAGCGGCCCCAGGCAACCGTTACGACCGGCATCCGGCCGACGATTCAGCGACTCCCGACCTCGGGCATACGCGTCAGCACGGGCAGCCTGAACTTCCGCTCCCCCGTGCTCGCTTCCACGACGGTGCTGACGACGATCGCTTCGAGCACGGGAACGGTGGGCACCGTTACCAAcagccaacagcagcaacagcagcaacagcagcagcaacagcaacagcagcaacaacagcagctccAGCAACGCACCGTCACCGCGACGGGTGGTCCGGGCGGAGCGACCGCCATTTCGAACGCCATCCCGGCACGCATCATACAGGTGCAGAACCCACCGAGCGGTGCGACCGGCACGGCCCAGATCGTGAACCGGCTGCAGACGAATCTGGTAAACATACAGCCGCTTATTGTGAGCAACAGCCGGCTGCCCCAGAGTGCCCTCCAGCCCGGCATCACGATCGCGCAGGTCGGGAAGCTCACGCAAGTCGCCACGGCTGGCAGTGGTGGGGATAGTGGTGGTTCGGGGTCGGGCAACACGGGCGGCAACTCCGGGACGACAACGCTGCAAACCGCCACCGGACAGCAGATCGTCGTCAGCACGGGTGGTGCCGGTccgggtggtggcggtggtggttcaCCAGCGACGGCCATTATCGCTGGCAATCTCATCACGGCGAACCATCCGGGAGCGGGCGGGAATGCTGGTGGCGCTCAAACGACCCACCAGGGGCAGATAACGCAAATCGTGAACGTTAATGCCGGCCAACCGACGGTGGTTTCGGCGGCCGTCAGCagcggacagcagcagcagcaaattgtCACCGTTAGCCAGGCGGGAGGAGGATCGGCAACGACCGGGACAGTTATTCCGTTGCCACTGGCGCTCACGAGCGCACGGAATGTTGGCGGCGGCGGTTCGAATGCGCACAGTCCGCTCAGCATCGTGACGGGTGGAATTGTGCGGACGGCCGGAGGTGCTACGGGAGCTGGCGGTGTTTCGGGCAGCTCGACCTCCATCGCGTCCGTGTTGCCGATTGCGAAAGTCACGccccagcaacaacaaacgctGGTTTCGATGGATTCTGGCTCCAGTGGTGGTGGCGTTACGCAGCATTATTCCGTCGCGAGCAGTGGCGGCGTTTCTGGTGGACCTTCGCTGTACATTCAAACGCGTCCCGGTGGTCCAGGATTGGCTGGGGCCGTTGCGGGCAAAGCGGTGGGTGGAGCAACCGGTGCAACACTGAGCGTCGTTTCGTCGGGATcgtccggtggtggtggtgctggaacGGGTGGCTCCGCTGCTTCCGCAACCACCTTCCTCCCAACGTCAACGTTCTACTATGAGCGGCTAACGTCTTCGCCGGCCACCAGTGCACCCTCCTCGACCGCGGCCGTAACCATCTCGTCCACCGGCATCCCGGTATCGTCCGCCACGTTCGTACAGGCCGTAGCTGCGTCCTCATCGTCCTCCACCATCACGACAGCGAGTGCAATCAGTGGACCAGTTTTCTCCATTCCCGCTTCGTCGAGTGTCATCAACAGCAGTGgcgggggtggtggtggtggcaataCAACCGTTGTCACTGTGGCCGCTGCTGGCAATCCAACCCTTGCGCCGTACGGCGGCACCGGCTCGTTTGCGATCGTGCAAGCTTCCCCGGCCGGGTCGGGCGTTGGTGCTCGCACAGCCACCCTGGCCACTGGGCCAATCCATGGAATTGTGCCCGCGTCCGTACAAACCGGTGCTGGCAGTGGCACCACCGCTAACATTGTGTCCGTATCGCAACCAACGACCGGGGGCGCATCCTCCACCACGACGCAGATCGTGCCCATACGGTTCCACTCCCAGATGGTCGTGGATAGCAGTGGGCAGACACAACAGATCATTGTTtcgagcggtggtggtggtaacgCTGGTTCTGGAGGCGGTCCGACCAACATCGTGCCGATCATTCCCGTCGGTACGAGTGGTGCAACGGCCGTCGTTACCGCGACGACAAAGCAACAATCCTCCCAGCAGGATTCACCGCAATCGAGCATTCTGCGCAAGCGGACACTCGTGGAGACGGCGGGCGGCACGATCAAGGCGACACCGGTCGGAAAGGATCTAACCGCAGCACTGATGGCAGTGGAGCGGGAACGTGTGCGGGAGCAGCAGGACGCCCAACATCTCATtctacaacagcagcagcagcagcaacaccaccacttGGTGACGGAATTGCGAGACTTGGCCAATGCGTCACCGTTACACCATTCGCGGCCCCCGTCGACCGACGgctcgacgacggtcagcgcGACCTCCAGCCCCGGTCTGGACGagcaggaagaggaagagcTGCGTGCGCAAGCATACGCAAACCGGGCCAGCAATGCCATATCGGGAGACGGCCACTTTAAACCCGTCCAGGATGAGCATCACTtcctgcagcaacagcagcaacagcagcagcaacaccatcgGGAAATTCTCTCCCTCCACTGTACGGAAAGCTTCCCGACCAATCTCGGCACCAGCACAACGCTGTCGGTGGTTCCGATACCGAATCATAACATCTCGCTGGTGTCgatcggtggtggcggtgccgcCGGTAACGCTAGCAACGGTGCAGGAGGAAGCTACGAGCAGTCGCCTCGGAAGAAGGCACGCAAACAGCTGCTCCTACCGATGACGGACgggcaccatcatcatcatcatttgccACCGTTGAAATCGAACtcgtcttcctcctcctcgtcgtcctcctcctccgtcaTGACAAACTCGTCCACCTCGTCGGCGGGAACTGTCGGAGGCGGATCGCAGCAGTATCTGAATGCGGGTGGAGGAGCGCCCGACGACGAGCGGATGGACACGAGTGGCAGTGGACTGGTGGTGCTTGGCAATGCTCCGACGGGTGGATCTACGCCCGGAAGCAATTCCTCCAGCCTCGGCCATCATCACGCGAATGCGAACAAGCACAGCGGCTCGTCGATGAATAATAGTATGCACAATAGCAACAACGTTCGCATGGATCCACCGTCCGGGTCGGTGTCGGGCGCGCCAGGCGGACCAAACAATACCATCTCGGTGGTGACGGCGCGACAAAACGTGGCGTTACGGAAGCCAAACAACCTTAGTTTATTGCAG TCTTACAAGCAAACGTGGAAATCGGCCAACAATCACTTCCAGCGGTACACCGACGTGAAGCAGCGTGAGGAACGGCGCCCCACGGTGATGGACATTGCCAGCCAGTCGCACATTCTGCAAAAGCTGAACGGCTGGAAGATTTACCATCTCAGCGCACAAATAGAGGATCTG TGCGATCTTGAATCTCAAGCTTACGGCGAGCTGGGGCAAATGTTACGTGCAATGGAGAatggcaacagcagcagcagcagcacaaacagCAGTAGCAATAGCAGTGGCAATGGAAGCAGCACGCCGACTAAACCCTCGGCAGAAGTCGAACGCATCAATGAGCTGTTGAAG GGCAACATGCAGCGCAGTAAAATCATCATCGACGGTATCAATGATGCGCGCACACagataatgaaaattttcaaACACAAACCGCATGTGTCGGACATCATTCTAAGGTGCGCCTCGAAGCGGAACTTCAAGAAGCGGGAGAAAACGTAA
- the LOC121598969 gene encoding mucin-12 isoform X1, whose amino-acid sequence MSTPDAGSTGGGGGGAGGSAGGTGGTVGGGGADKTASSGSVNVSKTSSSVGGTVAAVAAGAGGGTAGGGQLSATAVVGGGAGGGGGGGGGAGGATVTTTTIPIDLASASKVLVRPEKTTMSTTTYRFGSTPGSQMRVVIPSSAAQQTFYRQPANIKQVFPSTHLLADATTTNRTQISTLPGARTVTQTASLTVSRPPPTIPPTTVSYHVSNRVSATPVVAANLQATSRATINGPIRITTPPIQGANQGGGNTTTYVQRQAPTVVPSRSVTSSGTPTAATIISQSSSGATTTLVPNFQMSTPLFRAGGIGTGTGQTVTGAPRARVVTQTTLSANHHQVAGVAGSTGGGAAGGGGGGSAVGNSGGASGAAQQAVAISSAGGGGGGGGASAVASSGGGSGGGQSQAFVATLSAVLQGPRQVSTLLYTNNSNAQQYTIGPNQQRLALTTTLSPQRPQATVTTGIRPTIQRLPTSGIRVSTGSLNFRSPVLASTTVLTTIASSTGTVGTVTNSQQQQQQQQQQQQQQQQQQQLQQRTVTATGGPGGATAISNAIPARIIQVQNPPSGATGTAQIVNRLQTNLVNIQPLIVSNSRLPQSALQPGITIAQVGKLTQVATAGSGGDSGGSGSGNTGGNSGTTTLQTATGQQIVVSTGGAGPGGGGGGSPATAIIAGNLITANHPGAGGNAGGAQTTHQGQITQIVNVNAGQPTVVSAAVSSGQQQQQIVTVSQAGGGSATTGTVIPLPLALTSARNVGGGGSNAHSPLSIVTGGIVRTAGGATGAGGVSGSSTSIASVLPIAKVTPQQQQTLVSMDSGSSGGGVTQHYSVASSGGVSGGPSLYIQTRPGGPGLAGAVAGKAVGGATGATLSVVSSGSSGGGGAGTGGSAASATTFLPTSTFYYERLTSSPATSAPSSTAAVTISSTGIPVSSATFVQAVAASSSSSTITTASAISGPVFSIPASSSVINSSGGGGGGGNTTVVTVAAAGNPTLAPYGGTGSFAIVQASPAGSGVGARTATLATGPIHGIVPASVQTGAGSGTTANIVSVSQPTTGGASSTTTQIVPIRFHSQMVVDSSGQTQQIIVSSGGGGNAGSGGGPTNIVPIIPVGTSGATAVVTATTKQQSSQQDSPQSSILRKRTLVETAGGTIKATPVGKDLTAALMAVERERVREQQDAQHLILQQQQQQQHHHLVTELRDLANASPLHHSRPPSTDGSTTVSATSSPGLDEQEEEELRAQAYANRASNAISGDGHFKPVQDEHHFLQQQQQQQQQHHREILSLHCTESFPTNLGTSTTLSVVPIPNHNISLVSIGGGGAAGNASNGAGGSYEQSPRKKARKQLLLPMTDGHHHHHHLPPLKSNSSSSSSSSSSSVMTNSSTSSAGTVGGGSQQYLNAGGGAPDDERMDTSGSGLVVLGNAPTGGSTPGSNSSSLGHHHANANKHSGSSMNNSMHNSNNVRMDPPSGSVSGAPGGPNNTISVVTARQNVALRKPNNLSLLQSYKQTWKSANNHFQRYTDVKQREERRPTVMDIASQSHILQKLNGWKIYHLSAQIEDLCDLESQAYGELGQMLRAMENGNSSSSSTNSSSNSSGNGSSTPTKPSAEVERINELLKGNMQRSKIIIDGINDARTQIMKIFKHKPHVSDIILRCASKRNFKKREKT is encoded by the exons atgagcacaCCGGATGCTGGATcgactggtggtggtggtggaggggcAGGTGGCAGTGCTGGTGGGACAGGAGGAACCGTTGGCGGTGGTGGGGCAGACAAAACTGCATCCTCCGGTTCGGTGAACGTGTCTAAGACGTCGTCCTCAGTAGGCggaacagtagcagcagtagcagcaggagCGGGTGGAGGGACAGCGGGAGGAGGTCAGCTGAGTGCAACGGCTGTGGTtggcggtggtgctggtggtggtggaggaggcggcggtggtgctggCGGAGCCACGGTGACCACCACAACGATACCGATCGATTTGGCCTCCGCGTCGAAGGTTTTGGTGCGCCCGGAGAAGACGACGATGTCCACCACAACGTACAG ATTCGGCTCAACGCCCGGCAGCCAGATGCGTGTCGTAATTCCAAGCAGTGCCGCGCAGCAAACCTTCTACCGGCAGCCGGCCAACATCAAACAAG TGTTCCCCTCCACCCATCTACTTGCAGatgcgacgacgacgaaccgCACGCAGATCAGCACCCTGCCGGGGGCGCGCACCGTCACCCAGACGGCCTCGCTGACGGTTTCGCGGCCTCCACCGACCATCCCGCCGACCACCGTGTCCTATCACGTGTCGAACCGCGTCTCGGCCACGCCGGTCGTGGCGGCCAACCTGCAGGCCACGAGCCGGGCCACCATTAACGGGCCGATTCGCATCACGACGCCCCCGATACAGGGGGCCAACCAGGGCGGCGGCAACACGACCACGTACGTGCAGCGGCAAGCACCGACGGTCGTGCCGTCGCGCAGCGTCACCTCGTCCGGCACGCCCACGGCCGCTACGATCATTTCgcagagcagcagcggcgccACGACGACGCTCGTGCCCAACTTCCAGATGTCGACGCCGCTGTTCCGGGCGGGCGGCATCGGGACGGGGACGGGCCAGACGGTGACCGGTGCACCGCGGGCGCGCGTCGTCACGCAAACGACCCTGTCCGCCAATCACCACCAGGTGGCGGGAGTGGCCGGCAGCACGGGCGGAGGTGCAGCAGGCGGGGGAGGCGGTGGATCCGCCGTCGGCAACAGTGGAGGAGCGTCCGGAGCGGCGCAGCAAGCAGTCGCAATCAGCtcggccggtggtggtggtggtggaggtggcgcAAGTGCAGTAGCCTCGAGCGGAGGCGGATCCGGCGGCGGGCAATCGCAAGCATTCGTAGCGACATTGTCGGCGGTGCTGCAGGGCCCCCGCCAAGTTTCGACGCTGCTCTACACGAATAATAGCAACGCGCAGCAGTACACGATTGGGCCGAACCAGCAACGGTTGGCGCTGACCACGACCCTTTCGCCCCAGCGGCCCCAGGCAACCGTTACGACCGGCATCCGGCCGACGATTCAGCGACTCCCGACCTCGGGCATACGCGTCAGCACGGGCAGCCTGAACTTCCGCTCCCCCGTGCTCGCTTCCACGACGGTGCTGACGACGATCGCTTCGAGCACGGGAACGGTGGGCACCGTTACCAAcagccaacagcagcaacagcagcaacagcagcagcaacagcaacagcagcaacaacagcagctccAGCAACGCACCGTCACCGCGACGGGTGGTCCGGGCGGAGCGACCGCCATTTCGAACGCCATCCCGGCACGCATCATACAGGTGCAGAACCCACCGAGCGGTGCGACCGGCACGGCCCAGATCGTGAACCGGCTGCAGACGAATCTGGTAAACATACAGCCGCTTATTGTGAGCAACAGCCGGCTGCCCCAGAGTGCCCTCCAGCCCGGCATCACGATCGCGCAGGTCGGGAAGCTCACGCAAGTCGCCACGGCTGGCAGTGGTGGGGATAGTGGTGGTTCGGGGTCGGGCAACACGGGCGGCAACTCCGGGACGACAACGCTGCAAACCGCCACCGGACAGCAGATCGTCGTCAGCACGGGTGGTGCCGGTccgggtggtggcggtggtggttcaCCAGCGACGGCCATTATCGCTGGCAATCTCATCACGGCGAACCATCCGGGAGCGGGCGGGAATGCTGGTGGCGCTCAAACGACCCACCAGGGGCAGATAACGCAAATCGTGAACGTTAATGCCGGCCAACCGACGGTGGTTTCGGCGGCCGTCAGCagcggacagcagcagcagcaaattgtCACCGTTAGCCAGGCGGGAGGAGGATCGGCAACGACCGGGACAGTTATTCCGTTGCCACTGGCGCTCACGAGCGCACGGAATGTTGGCGGCGGCGGTTCGAATGCGCACAGTCCGCTCAGCATCGTGACGGGTGGAATTGTGCGGACGGCCGGAGGTGCTACGGGAGCTGGCGGTGTTTCGGGCAGCTCGACCTCCATCGCGTCCGTGTTGCCGATTGCGAAAGTCACGccccagcaacaacaaacgctGGTTTCGATGGATTCTGGCTCCAGTGGTGGTGGCGTTACGCAGCATTATTCCGTCGCGAGCAGTGGCGGCGTTTCTGGTGGACCTTCGCTGTACATTCAAACGCGTCCCGGTGGTCCAGGATTGGCTGGGGCCGTTGCGGGCAAAGCGGTGGGTGGAGCAACCGGTGCAACACTGAGCGTCGTTTCGTCGGGATcgtccggtggtggtggtgctggaacGGGTGGCTCCGCTGCTTCCGCAACCACCTTCCTCCCAACGTCAACGTTCTACTATGAGCGGCTAACGTCTTCGCCGGCCACCAGTGCACCCTCCTCGACCGCGGCCGTAACCATCTCGTCCACCGGCATCCCGGTATCGTCCGCCACGTTCGTACAGGCCGTAGCTGCGTCCTCATCGTCCTCCACCATCACGACAGCGAGTGCAATCAGTGGACCAGTTTTCTCCATTCCCGCTTCGTCGAGTGTCATCAACAGCAGTGgcgggggtggtggtggtggcaataCAACCGTTGTCACTGTGGCCGCTGCTGGCAATCCAACCCTTGCGCCGTACGGCGGCACCGGCTCGTTTGCGATCGTGCAAGCTTCCCCGGCCGGGTCGGGCGTTGGTGCTCGCACAGCCACCCTGGCCACTGGGCCAATCCATGGAATTGTGCCCGCGTCCGTACAAACCGGTGCTGGCAGTGGCACCACCGCTAACATTGTGTCCGTATCGCAACCAACGACCGGGGGCGCATCCTCCACCACGACGCAGATCGTGCCCATACGGTTCCACTCCCAGATGGTCGTGGATAGCAGTGGGCAGACACAACAGATCATTGTTtcgagcggtggtggtggtaacgCTGGTTCTGGAGGCGGTCCGACCAACATCGTGCCGATCATTCCCGTCGGTACGAGTGGTGCAACGGCCGTCGTTACCGCGACGACAAAGCAACAATCCTCCCAGCAGGATTCACCGCAATCGAGCATTCTGCGCAAGCGGACACTCGTGGAGACGGCGGGCGGCACGATCAAGGCGACACCGGTCGGAAAGGATCTAACCGCAGCACTGATGGCAGTGGAGCGGGAACGTGTGCGGGAGCAGCAGGACGCCCAACATCTCATtctacaacagcagcagcagcagcaacaccaccacttGGTGACGGAATTGCGAGACTTGGCCAATGCGTCACCGTTACACCATTCGCGGCCCCCGTCGACCGACGgctcgacgacggtcagcgcGACCTCCAGCCCCGGTCTGGACGagcaggaagaggaagagcTGCGTGCGCAAGCATACGCAAACCGGGCCAGCAATGCCATATCGGGAGACGGCCACTTTAAACCCGTCCAGGATGAGCATCACTtcctgcagcaacagcagcaacagcagcagcaacaccatcgGGAAATTCTCTCCCTCCACTGTACGGAAAGCTTCCCGACCAATCTCGGCACCAGCACAACGCTGTCGGTGGTTCCGATACCGAATCATAACATCTCGCTGGTGTCgatcggtggtggcggtgccgcCGGTAACGCTAGCAACGGTGCAGGAGGAAGCTACGAGCAGTCGCCTCGGAAGAAGGCACGCAAACAGCTGCTCCTACCGATGACGGACgggcaccatcatcatcatcatttgccACCGTTGAAATCGAACtcgtcttcctcctcctcgtcgtcctcctcctccgtcaTGACAAACTCGTCCACCTCGTCGGCGGGAACTGTCGGAGGCGGATCGCAGCAGTATCTGAATGCGGGTGGAGGAGCGCCCGACGACGAGCGGATGGACACGAGTGGCAGTGGACTGGTGGTGCTTGGCAATGCTCCGACGGGTGGATCTACGCCCGGAAGCAATTCCTCCAGCCTCGGCCATCATCACGCGAATGCGAACAAGCACAGCGGCTCGTCGATGAATAATAGTATGCACAATAGCAACAACGTTCGCATGGATCCACCGTCCGGGTCGGTGTCGGGCGCGCCAGGCGGACCAAACAATACCATCTCGGTGGTGACGGCGCGACAAAACGTGGCGTTACGGAAGCCAAACAACCTTAGTTTATTGCAG TCTTACAAGCAAACGTGGAAATCGGCCAACAATCACTTCCAGCGGTACACCGACGTGAAGCAGCGTGAGGAACGGCGCCCCACGGTGATGGACATTGCCAGCCAGTCGCACATTCTGCAAAAGCTGAACGGCTGGAAGATTTACCATCTCAGCGCACAAATAGAGGATCTG TGCGATCTTGAATCTCAAGCTTACGGCGAGCTGGGGCAAATGTTACGTGCAATGGAGAatggcaacagcagcagcagcagcacaaacagCAGTAGCAATAGCAGTGGCAATGGAAGCAGCACGCCGACTAAACCCTCGGCAGAAGTCGAACGCATCAATGAGCTGTTGAAG GGCAACATGCAGCGCAGTAAAATCATCATCGACGGTATCAATGATGCGCGCACACagataatgaaaattttcaaACACAAACCGCATGTGTCGGACATCATTCTAAGGTGCGCCTCGAAGCGGAACTTCAAGAAGCGGGAGAAAACGTAA